The Bacillota bacterium genome includes the window ACCTAATGCCAGGCGTATTTTTGTGCTGAAAGGGGGACCTGGTGTCGGAAAGTCGACATTCATGAGAAAAATAGGCGAGGAAATGGTTTCCCTCGGGCATGAAATAGAGTACATGTGCTGCTCTTCGGATAACGGTTCCTATGACGGGTTGGTGATTCCCGGTATCCGCGTGGCGCTGATCGACGGAACCGCGCCGCATGTGGTGGACCCGAAGAATCCGGGGGCGGTGGATGAAATCGTCAACCTCGGGGAGTGTTGGGACGAAAGTAAAATGCGCGACAGTAAGAAAGAGGTGCTCGAGGCGAACCGCCGGGTGCGCCGGTTGTTCCGGATAGCATACAGCCAGTTGAGGGAAGCCGGAGTGATAAGGGATGAACTCAAAAGCTATATCACCGAAAGCATGGATTTCGCGGGGGTTAACCGACTGTTATGCGAGACGGCGGGTCTCATTTTTCGGGGTGCGCCCGTGCAGCACAACAGGGTTGCCGGAGCGCGGAGACTATTCGCCTCGACGATATCGCCGGAAGGCGTGGTGCATCATCTCGAAACCTTGCTGCAGGATGTGCAACGGATTTTAATCCTTCGGGGCTCGCCGGGGTCGGGGCGCAGCACCTTCATCGCCCGTCTTGCGGAAACGGCGAACATTCGCGGCATTGACACCGAAGTATTCCATTGCGCCTTCGACCCGCGGGAGATGGACTTATTGCTCATACCGGCGCTTAAAACCGCTGTTTTGAAAGAAGTGTCCGAAATCCGGTTCACCGCGCCGGAAGGGTTAAACCAGCAGACAATCAATCTTGACGGCTTAAGCGATCCGATAATACATTCCGCATGCGGCGCTGAAATAGCACACGCCCGCCGGCGGTTCGACGATGCCCTTGGCCGGGGTGCCCGATATATACACGAGGCAAAGCTCATGCACGATTATATGGAGGGCTTCTATATTCCGGCAATGGATTTCCGTGCGGTTGAGCATAAACGGACGGATGTGATGAGCAGAATCCTTAAGTATGCGGAGGAGGCGGACGTCTGAACCACTAAGCATCGTGCACCGGATGCGGAAGGAAATGCCGTCGCAGCATGAGATTGCCCCGAAATTTCGGCTGATTCGGCGTTTGCTTTTTCCGATTGCTCGGAAGAGTTGTCCGAAAGTATACAATCGTCCGGTAAGTTTATCTCCTAATCTTTATTTCCGGTTATTTTCCTTCATAAAAAAACCGGGTGGCCGATAACCCTTTTGGTGAATAGACGCCTTTTTATTTGGTACGCGGCGAAGGGCCTGCTGGTTTATGGGGGTTGTAGGTTCACTTGGCTATGCGGCTAAGCAGGATATTTAGAGTGAACAACTAATACAGAGTATGACCGAGTGATTCAAATCGTTCAGAAAAGGGGCCTGGCATGGAACAGCTTTTCCTGGGAGCTTTGGAGATTGTGCTGATCGACCTGGTGCTGGCGGGTGACAACGCCTGCGTCATAGCCATGGCCGTACGCAGACTTTCGAAGCGGCGGAGGCTTGTGGGGATCACCCTGGGCGCCGGAGCGGCTGTAGCCTTGCGGGTCAGTCTGACCTTCGTCGCTTCTCAGATTATAATGCTCTCGTTTTTAAAGCTGATCGGCGGCGCGCTTGTCATCTGGATCGCCGTAAAACTGCTGAGGGACAATGCGATCGACTGCGAGGCCAACGGCAGAGAGGCCGGAAGTCTGTGGGAAGCCGTCAGGCTGATAATGATCGCCGACGTGGTGATGAGTACGGACAATATCTTGGCTATAGCCGCAGTAGCCAAAGGAAACCTGCTGCTTTTGCTTTTCGGGCTGGGACTGAGCATCCCGTTCGTGGTATTCGGATCGAGCTTCCTTTGTATGATAATGGACCGTTTTCCGGCCACTACTTACCTGGCGGCGGCTGTTCTCGGAAAAATCGGGGGAGAGTTGATGATTACCGATCCATATATACGGCGGTTCTATCATCCCTCGGGTGCGGTTGAGATCGCCGTAGAGATCGGTTGCGCGGTCGGCGTAATTGCGGTCGCCGCGTTGCTGACGCGCCGAAGAGCCAGACGCGTCAAACGCTGGGGCGACGCGTGGCGTTAATTTGAACGGGACGTACGGAGTGAACAGAGGTTACGGCAGGTCAGTTCATGTTGACCCGAAGACCTGTTTTCGGGTATAATTAATGAGCATATACGGGGCGTAGCTCAGCTTGGCTAGAGCGCTACCTTGGGGTGGTAGAGGCCGCTGGTTCAAGTCCAGTCGCTCCGACCAGTTGTTAAAACCCGCGATTTTTTCGCGGGTTTTATTATTTACCAGGAAACTATGCTTGTTTAAGAATATACTTTTGGCGTGCTCGGCGTTTTGGCGGTTAGTTTGTATTATCTATTTTTTCATGACGGCAGGCAAAGGTTGGTCCCTACAGGCATGTTTTCGGGGTCAACGAACGGATTGAGCGCCAGTAAAGTGTCCAGAGGCACCCCGGTGGCCTGGGATACGGCCCAGAACGTTTCGCCGGGCGCCACCGTCCAGTAAATGCCGGATGCGCAGGCGGAATTCTGCCTCACAGGAGCTACGGGAGGCAGGCATATCAACCGGCCCGCCTGAAGGTTGTAAAGGTCTATCCCTGGATTAAACCTCAACAAGGTATCAACCGTCGTTTTATTTTCTCTCGCTATCTTCCATAAGGTATCACCGGGTTTTACCGAGTAATGGCGGGTAAAATCAATCCGCCGGCTCATGGCGTTCACTTCCCGAATTAACGGTATTATATGGTGATATACCTTATGATTGTTTAACGAAAATGGTTAACGGCGGTGTTATGTAAGTTGATCCATTACTCCTGACTTGCCATAATGTCTTCGGCCTCTTTTATAAGGCTTTGCACGTGATTAATGGTGTCCTGGTCCACATTCATCTCCAGCACGCGTTCCCACTGGGCGATGGCTCCCTTGTAGTCTTCTTTTGCGTCAGCCAAGAAGACGCCGTAATTGATACGGGCGTTTGCGTAAGTCGGAGCCTGAGATACAGCCTGTTCAAAACTGCTTTTCGCCAGCGCTTCTCTCCCGGCATAAAAGGCTGCCGTGGCCATGTCTACCCTGGCGGCGATGTTTTCAGGGTCCAGGTCAAGAACCTTCTGATAGCTTTCCACCGCGCGGTTAAACCATTCGGTTCCCTCTTCCTTTTGCTGCAAATCAAAAAGATAGATTGATCCAAGGTCGTACTGGTTATTCGCCAACGTAACAAGCGATTCTTTGTCGGCGGGTTGACTGCTAAGAATCGACTGCAAATCGTTTATCTCCTGCTTTAAATGATTGATCTGCGAGTTTATGCCGCTTGATGAACCGGTTTCCCGACTGTCGCCCGCCACTTCAGGCCGGTGTGTCGATACAGCCAGCCAAATTGCCGCAACAAGAACAACAGCTACCGCTCCGACGGTAACATACAGTTCATACTTACGGCCATGCGCGGGCTGTTCCCGGCTGTTTCCGTATTTACCCAATGCTGACTCCTCCGTTTTTTCGATATACGCAGCATATAATTTGATTACGGAAGCCGTTTTCCCTGCCTGAGAATAGTACTTATTTTGTTGAGCGCGACCATAAGCTCCGATCATCTCTGTCATGGGCAAACCATAAAAAAGCGTGTATTGAAAAATAATTAAAGCATCATCCGTTATATTCGCCGGACGGTTTGTTTGTTGCGGTGCAAGGATGCGGCGCGCAGCGGTGCTGCGGATGTTGACTTTCCTTATGGTTTGTGTTAAGTTTTAGCAGGAAAAATATTTTGCTCTGCGCGTTGGGCGGGTGACATGGTCGGCCCGTTTCAAGGATGTCAGGCTTCTGGGGTGGGAAGTCGTCTACAGGCTTTCCATTTTCATTTTTTTTAAGAAGATCGCAATCGTTTTTGCCGGTAAATAAAGGAGGAGGCTTTGCTGGAACACTATCAGGTAATTACGGCCGTCGCGGTGTTTTTGGTTACATACGCGTTAATAGTCTCGGAAAAGATTCATCGGACGGTGGCAGCCTTTACGGCGGCGGCGTTCCTCGTGCTGATCGGCGTGATGAACGTGCGGAATGCGGTGGAAGCGATAGATTTTAACACGATCGGCCTCCTGGTGGGCATGATGGTTATCGTCGGCGTCACCAGAAAAACCGGAATCTTTCAGTACACGGCGGTGAAAGCGGCAAAGTTATCGCGGGGTAAGCCGTTTATAATCATCGCGGCGCTTGCGTTGGTAACGGCGGTTTTATCGGCCTTCCTCGACAATGTAACCACGGTGCTGTTGATCGTTCCGGCTACGTTTTCCATCGCAAGGCGGCTGGAGCTCAATCCGGTACCGTTTCTCATCAGCGAAATAGTGGCTTCGAATATCGGCGGCGCCGCCACGCTTATCGGCGACCCGCCAAACATAATGATCGGCGGCGCAACCGGTTTGGGATTCATGGATTTCCTTATTAACCTTACCCCGGTTTTGCTGGTGACTTATATCATTACCATTTTCATAATACGGTTGATTTTCCGGCGGGAACTGTCAACACGTCAGGAACTCCAGGAAAGGATAATGGAACTCGACGAAAACCAGGAGATTAAAGACCCCGAACTGCTGCGAAAGTGCCTTATAGTGCTCTTTTTAACGGTGCTCGGGTTCTTCTTGCACCAGTACGTTCATTTGGAGTCGTCGGTTATCGCCCTATCCGGAATGAGTTTGCTGCTGCTTATCACGAGGGAAGACGTGACCGATTCCATAAACGCGGTTGAATGGTCCGTGATATTTTTCTTCATCGGTCTCTTTGTTACGGTTGGAGCTTTAGATAAAGTCGGAGTAATCGAAGCTGTCGCCGGGTGGTCTCTGGAGGTGACGCACGGCAACATGATCGCTTCGGGCATGTTAACCCTGTGGATATCGGCTATCGCCTCCGCTTTCGTGGACAACATACCGTTTGTCGCGACCATGATTCCGCTTATCCAGGACATGGGGCGGCTGGGCGGCATCGCCGACCTTAATTTCCTCTGGTGGGCACTGTCGCTGGGCGCCTGTCTTGGGGGCAATGGAACCATTATCGGGGCATCGGCCAACGTCATCGTAATCGCCATGGCCGAGAAAAGAGGCTACTCCATCAGCTTTATCGGGTTTATGAAGGTGGCATTTCCATTGATGTTAATGTCTATCGTCCTATCGACGGTTTACCTCGTTTTGTGGTTCTACTTTAACAGAACGGTCGTATTAGTTTCTACACTCGGCCTTGGTATCGTTCTCCAAATTGCTTTAAGTGTTTTTTCAAAGTACAGGTCAATGCCCGATGAGAATAAGGCGGCTTCCGACGGCGCGATCGCTTGAGACATTATAGGTCCCAAAGGTCTACTGAAATTATTTTAAAGCCACCCCAAAAGAACTGCAAAAAATGAGATTGCCGCCGTTACCCGCATGGTATTCATAATCCGTACTTCCGTCACTGAGGATTATTTTATAACCCGGCGTTATAACCTGGGCGTACATAAGGCCCGGTTCCGGACAGCCAAGGCTGGTGTCGGGCCATTCAACCTGGGTTATTTCCTTGACACCGATGGTTGATACGGATACTTCTTTGTTGTCGGCAAGGTCGGTTTTGACCTGCTCCACAATCTTTTCGGCCTCATTGGCGGCGGGCTCCGTATCCGCTCCTTCGGGAACGATAGAAACGGAACGTGCCGCAGCGTCCCAGCGGACCATGTATCCGAACGGCTCGGCGACGTATCTTGCCGGAAGGTAAGTGCGTCCGTTTATAATTAACGGCGTGACGTCCATTTCACAGGCTGCGTCGTTGACGTAAAATATATGGCCGCCTACCGCCATTTCCATGGTTACAGTATCTGTTTTCAAGGTAACAGTACGTGCGGATGAGCTCCACAAAATATTGCTTTCCGGAACGCTCAGACAAATGGCGAGATAACGCACCGGAATAAACGTCCGGCTGTTCTCTATAAAGGGTACGGCGTCCATGGTTGTGGTTTCGTCGTTGATGGTGTACGTGTTGTTGCCGACCCGGAAAACAACCTCACCGGACAGGTTGCCCGAAGCACAGGAGGTGGAAGAAATCAAAAATACAAAGGCCAGGACCGCAAGAAGGAAGAGTTTCTTATGCACGGCGGCACCTCCTTTGAATGCTGCAAAGTCGGATTTCTTAAACGCTTGCGAGCTAAACCCAACCTGAACAATCGCTCCCTTAAAGCTTCGCGATGATTCAAACATATAACACTACCGGCACTTTTATTGTAACGGGATATTAGTCCGGTCGCTATAACGGCATTGGATGAAAACGGCAGGGCGGCCTCCGGGCGCGCCCTGAAGAGGGTATCGGAATGCAAAAATGATTTCATTTTAATATTACTTATCCCTACATCTTAACTATGTTTCGCCTCGTCAACTGTTCAAGAATTACGCCGGCCAAAAAACCAGCTCCCATGTTCCAGACGGCAAAACCGGCGGTGACCAGGAAGACGTAGAAATCGTTTTTTTCGCGCGGAACATCACGGGCCGAAACAGCCAGTTCAAGACCAGCGAAAAAGAGGATTACACCAAGGATGTTCTCCGGAAACATTTTAAAAATCAACAGGACGGAATCGCTGAAGAAGAGTGCGGTCATAAGCAAAAGACACCCGAGGATAACGGTGGCCCCGCCGGTGCGCGCGCCGAAACGCACGTGGCCGGCCATGCCGCCGGCGCCGTGACACATCGGAATTCCGCCGCCGATGGGGGAAATCAGGTTCATAATGCCCTGTGAAACGGCGATCTTCTTTTCCGATACCGGGTGGTTGGGGAAGAGGCGGTTGTTCTCGGCGGTGATGGCGATGACAGCGTTGCCAAGGGTAAGCGGAATCTGCGGTATCCCAAGGATAAGCGCTCCTTTAAGGAACTCATTCCAGGTCATGTCGCCAAGAGCGAAGAGCGGCAGTTTGAAACCCACATTAACCGCCGCAAGGCGCGAGAAAAGACCGGGATCTTTATAAAAGGCGACAATTACACCGATCAAAAGAAGGGCGAACATCGCCGGTATTTTTTTGTTCCCAAGCATGAGGAATGTGACCAGCAAGGCAAATAACGCGATAACCCAACCGGTACTCATCATTCTGATGCCGTCGCGTATAAAAAGAAATCCCAGACCCAGGACGATCCCGCGGATTATCGGCTTTGTCGCTACTTTTGACACCAGGTTGATGGTGTTTGTCAGGCCCATGGTCAGCCAGAAAAGGCCCGTGAAAAGTCCCGCGCCGCAAACCATCCCCTGAGTTACCACCCCGGAAGTGATTGCCGCGGCGCCGATGGCCTTCATCGGCTGTACGGGGATGGGTGTTTTGTAGTAAGCGCCGCAGGCGATAAGCAGTATGCCGAACATGAAAAGGATGCCGAGAGGATTGAGATGCATAACGGTAATATATCCGATGACGAACGGAATAAGGGTACCGAGGTCGCCGAAGGCGCCGGCCCACTCGGAGCGATCGAAGCGGTTTCGCAGCGGGAGCGTCGGTTCCTGTGACTGAGGTTTTGCCGGCGTCACGTATTCACCTCCCAACGGCTATATGCACGACGCATATACCCTTCTATAAATTTAGCATAAGCCGGGCTCGAATAAAAGAAAAACTTTCATTACGGAGTTGCGAAATATGAAGAATAATTTCCATAATAGCGGGAGGTAACATGATCGCTTCCGCGCCTGCGCGACGGGTAACGGCGGGAAGACGGAAACCGGGCGAAAGACGAAAAGGCGTTGAGCAGGAGATTGATTGGTTTTCGCGAATAAGAACCGTTATCCATCAAAAAACGTGGAAATCTTAAAAAGACCGCGGAATGGCGGCAGCCGGAGGAGTACTTGGGGAGAGTATACCATCCTACGGCGAGGCGGAAATGGCGCGCAAAACGGAAAGGGACAACTGCATACGGTGCGGCGCCTGCTGCCTGAAGGGCGGTCCGATCCTCCATCACGAAGACAGGGCGATACTTCTCGCCGGACACGCGAGCTACCGGCACTTAATCACCATCAGGAAGGATGAATTGGCGTTCGATCCCACCATCGAGGCAATAAAACCGGTGGAGAAAGAAATGGTCAAGGTGCGCGGAAAAGGGGATGGCTGGTCCTGCTGTCTATACGACGAAAAGAACTCTACCTGTCTAATATACGAAAGCCGATTTCTGGAATGCCGCCTTCTGAAATGCTGGGACACCGCGGAGATAATATCCGTTATCGGTAAGGACACAATTACGCGCGCTGACATTATCGACCATGACGACCCCGTAATGGAGATCATCGAGATACACGAACGGGAGTGTTCCATCGGGGAGATCGAGAGGTTGATTCACGGCTTAAAATCCGGAACAGCCAAACGGGAGTCAACGGAAAAGCTTACCCATTTAATCAGCAGGGACCTGGCTATACGCTTCTTCGCCGCTTCTGAACTGGGACTGCCCGAGGATTTAGAACGCTTTGTTTTCGGGCGTTCATTGATTGAGATCGTAAAATGCCGCGGGATAAGAATTAAACCGTCCTCTTGCTTAGCAAAGGACTGTCCTCCCCAAATGAAATCATACATTACCACCGCCATTAAAGCCCCTGAATAATTCGCAAGATATCTTTGAACAAAAAACCGCCCATCGTTGGAAGGTTGCGTTCGAAAAGGCAACTGCCCGGTGAATTGTAACCGGAGTTGTTGAATACAAAAATAATCGAATCATTACAGTTTTAATGACATATGGTGTTAATATCCAGGACCAAGCTGCCGATAATTTTAAAAGAGCCTGCGTGTTTCACTTCGAACATGCGGTTCCAATGTAATGGTAAAAGGAGGCAGGCAATGAAATTATCGCTCGGTAAGTGGGGGAATCACCTAAACAGCCGGAGACTCGGACAGGAAATAAGGTTTCTACTATCGGATGAGTTGAAGAAAGGTCGCCGCGTGGAAGTGGATTTAAAGGACGTCATGACGGCGTCCCCCGGATTTTGTATCGAAGCCTTTGCTAAACTGAATCTGTATGTTCCGGAAACCGGGTTTAAGTCTTGCGTTAAATTTTCGAACGCTAACGACGAGGTAAGGACCGTCATCCAGCACGCCGTGCATCCACTTCATTACGAAGAAATGGGCAAAAAGACGGGAATTGGCATATAATTCGACTCAGTCGCCATAGTATTTATAAAGGCCGGTATCATATCCGGCTTTTCATTATAAAATACGGCATAAATTGAAATGCCTGAAAAGGTAAAATACGTTATAAGTATTGTTTAAAAAAGCAGAAGGTGGTAAACTATTCCTGGGTGGTGTAAATGCATAGCCAGACAAAAGATGCCATTATGGGGTTTTTACGTGACTACTATACCAAACACGGCCGGCATTATTATAAAGATTTTTACGAC containing:
- a CDS encoding YjbE family putative metal transport protein (Members of this highly hydrophobic protein family,regularly are found preceded by the yybP-ykoY manganese riboswitch (see RF00080). A metal cation transport function is proposed.) → MEQLFLGALEIVLIDLVLAGDNACVIAMAVRRLSKRRRLVGITLGAGAAVALRVSLTFVASQIIMLSFLKLIGGALVIWIAVKLLRDNAIDCEANGREAGSLWEAVRLIMIADVVMSTDNILAIAAVAKGNLLLLLFGLGLSIPFVVFGSSFLCMIMDRFPATTYLAAAVLGKIGGELMITDPYIRRFYHPSGAVEIAVEIGCAVGVIAVAALLTRRRARRVKRWGDAWR
- a CDS encoding putative sulfate/molybdate transporter, producing MTPAKPQSQEPTLPLRNRFDRSEWAGAFGDLGTLIPFVIGYITVMHLNPLGILFMFGILLIACGAYYKTPIPVQPMKAIGAAAITSGVVTQGMVCGAGLFTGLFWLTMGLTNTINLVSKVATKPIIRGIVLGLGFLFIRDGIRMMSTGWVIALFALLVTFLMLGNKKIPAMFALLLIGVIVAFYKDPGLFSRLAAVNVGFKLPLFALGDMTWNEFLKGALILGIPQIPLTLGNAVIAITAENNRLFPNHPVSEKKIAVSQGIMNLISPIGGGIPMCHGAGGMAGHVRFGARTGGATVILGCLLLMTALFFSDSVLLIFKMFPENILGVILFFAGLELAVSARDVPREKNDFYVFLVTAGFAVWNMGAGFLAGVILEQLTRRNIVKM
- a CDS encoding copper amine oxidase N-terminal domain-containing protein, yielding MHKKLFLLAVLAFVFLISSTSCASGNLSGEVVFRVGNNTYTINDETTTMDAVPFIENSRTFIPVRYLAICLSVPESNILWSSSARTVTLKTDTVTMEMAVGGHIFYVNDAACEMDVTPLIINGRTYLPARYVAEPFGYMVRWDAAARSVSIVPEGADTEPAANEAEKIVEQVKTDLADNKEVSVSTIGVKEITQVEWPDTSLGCPEPGLMYAQVITPGYKIILSDGSTDYEYHAGNGGNLIFCSSFGVALK
- a CDS encoding ArsB/NhaD family transporter: MLEHYQVITAVAVFLVTYALIVSEKIHRTVAAFTAAAFLVLIGVMNVRNAVEAIDFNTIGLLVGMMVIVGVTRKTGIFQYTAVKAAKLSRGKPFIIIAALALVTAVLSAFLDNVTTVLLIVPATFSIARRLELNPVPFLISEIVASNIGGAATLIGDPPNIMIGGATGLGFMDFLINLTPVLLVTYIITIFIIRLIFRRELSTRQELQERIMELDENQEIKDPELLRKCLIVLFLTVLGFFLHQYVHLESSVIALSGMSLLLLITREDVTDSINAVEWSVIFFFIGLFVTVGALDKVGVIEAVAGWSLEVTHGNMIASGMLTLWISAIASAFVDNIPFVATMIPLIQDMGRLGGIADLNFLWWALSLGACLGGNGTIIGASANVIVIAMAEKRGYSISFIGFMKVAFPLMLMSIVLSTVYLVLWFYFNRTVVLVSTLGLGIVLQIALSVFSKYRSMPDENKAASDGAIA
- a CDS encoding STAS-like domain-containing protein, with product MKLSLGKWGNHLNSRRLGQEIRFLLSDELKKGRRVEVDLKDVMTASPGFCIEAFAKLNLYVPETGFKSCVKFSNANDEVRTVIQHAVHPLHYEEMGKKTGIGI
- a CDS encoding LysM peptidoglycan-binding domain-containing protein, with product MSRRIDFTRHYSVKPGDTLWKIARENKTTVDTLLRFNPGIDLYNLQAGRLICLPPVAPVRQNSACASGIYWTVAPGETFWAVSQATGVPLDTLLALNPFVDPENMPVGTNLCLPS
- a CDS encoding YkgJ family cysteine cluster protein, whose protein sequence is MAAAGGVLGESIPSYGEAEMARKTERDNCIRCGACCLKGGPILHHEDRAILLAGHASYRHLITIRKDELAFDPTIEAIKPVEKEMVKVRGKGDGWSCCLYDEKNSTCLIYESRFLECRLLKCWDTAEIISVIGKDTITRADIIDHDDPVMEIIEIHERECSIGEIERLIHGLKSGTAKRESTEKLTHLISRDLAIRFFAASELGLPEDLERFVFGRSLIEIVKCRGIRIKPSSCLAKDCPPQMKSYITTAIKAPE